The following are from one region of the Amycolatopsis lurida genome:
- a CDS encoding FAD binding domain-containing protein: MRPFELLAPETVEDAVGSSGTFLAGGTTLVDLMKLNVLTPQRVLDINAVPLRGIDTTDGLRFGALERMADIAGHPGVYPAISRALLLSASQQIRNMASIGGNLLQRTRCSYFRDVAVPCNRRAPGSGCPAISGANRMHAVLGTSDSCVATHASDVAVALVALDARLRLVSETGSRTVELGSFYRLPGDTPEVENDLRSGELIAEVVVPRLDWASNSTYVKVRDRQSYEFALCSAAVALRVEGSRVVDARVAAGGVATVPWRLPAVEEALRGAPATVAAFEDAAALAGEGARPLAANGFKPSLLRRTIVRALLELTEGSRS; the protein is encoded by the coding sequence ATGCGTCCCTTTGAGCTGCTCGCCCCCGAGACCGTCGAAGACGCGGTCGGCTCGTCCGGCACGTTCCTGGCGGGCGGGACCACACTCGTCGACCTGATGAAACTCAATGTCCTGACACCGCAGCGGGTTCTGGACATCAACGCGGTACCGCTGCGCGGCATCGACACCACCGACGGGCTCCGTTTCGGCGCGCTGGAGCGGATGGCGGACATCGCCGGGCATCCCGGGGTGTACCCGGCGATCTCCCGTGCGCTGCTGCTCAGCGCCTCCCAGCAGATCCGGAACATGGCGAGCATCGGCGGCAACCTCCTGCAGCGCACGCGCTGCTCGTACTTCCGCGACGTCGCCGTGCCGTGCAATCGGCGAGCCCCCGGCAGCGGCTGCCCGGCGATCTCGGGTGCCAACCGGATGCACGCGGTGCTGGGCACGAGCGATTCGTGCGTGGCGACCCACGCCAGCGACGTCGCCGTCGCCTTGGTCGCCCTCGACGCGCGGCTCCGCCTGGTCAGCGAGACCGGAAGCCGCACCGTCGAGCTGGGCTCTTTTTATCGCCTGCCCGGCGACACTCCCGAGGTCGAGAACGATCTGCGGTCCGGCGAACTGATCGCCGAGGTCGTGGTCCCGCGGCTGGACTGGGCGTCGAACTCCACCTACGTCAAGGTGCGGGACAGGCAGTCCTACGAGTTCGCGTTGTGCTCCGCGGCGGTAGCGCTGCGAGTGGAAGGCTCGCGCGTCGTCGACGCCCGCGTCGCGGCCGGCGGCGTCGCCACCGTGCCGTGGCGGCTGCCCGCGGTCGAGGAGGCCTTGCGGGGTGCGCCCGCGACGGTCGCCGCCTTCGAAGACGCCGCGGCGCTCGCCGGCGAGGGAGCGCGCCCGCTGGCCGCGAACGGATTCAAGCCGTCGTTGCTGCGGCGGACCATCGTCCGCGCGCTGCTCGAACTGACCGAGGGGAGCCGCTCATGA